The following proteins are encoded in a genomic region of Haloarcula salinisoli:
- a CDS encoding peroxiredoxin, with product MALVPGDSVPDVVAENQHGERVRPDFSTPTVLYFYPKDDTPGCTTEATQFEAESERYETYGVSVYGVSTDDVESHRAFADNEGLSFDMLADPDGNVAEAFGVELTDGHARRTTFVIAHNQVVGLYEGVRPDGHAKDVLRDLGEAGLLGT from the coding sequence ATGGCCCTCGTCCCTGGCGATAGCGTCCCCGACGTGGTCGCCGAGAACCAGCACGGTGAGCGGGTCCGGCCCGACTTTTCGACCCCGACGGTGCTGTACTTCTACCCGAAAGACGATACGCCAGGCTGTACGACCGAGGCCACCCAGTTCGAGGCCGAGAGCGAGCGCTACGAGACCTACGGCGTCTCGGTGTACGGCGTCTCGACCGACGACGTCGAGAGCCACCGCGCGTTCGCTGACAACGAAGGGCTCTCCTTCGACATGCTGGCGGACCCCGACGGGAACGTCGCCGAGGCCTTCGGCGTCGAACTGACCGACGGCCACGCCCGGCGGACGACGTTCGTCATCGCCCACAACCAGGTCGTCGGGCTGTACGAGGGCGTGCGCCCTGACGGCCACGCGAAAGACGTGCTCCGGGACCTCGGCGAGGCCGGGCTGCTCGGGACGTAG
- a CDS encoding Hsp20/alpha crystallin family protein: MSDRDPLSEIERAFDVLGDQFGVAAGTVPTDIVDQGDSFVVHAELPGYDSDDIDVQLSEGRSLTISAEHSEESETTDGRYVQRERRQQSLSRTVSLPEAVTESETAASYEDGVLTVTLPKATAADDGTSIPVN; this comes from the coding sequence ATGAGCGACCGCGACCCACTATCGGAGATAGAGCGCGCCTTCGACGTCCTGGGCGACCAGTTCGGCGTCGCCGCCGGCACCGTCCCGACCGACATCGTCGACCAGGGCGACAGCTTCGTCGTCCACGCGGAGCTGCCGGGCTACGACAGCGACGACATCGACGTCCAGCTGTCCGAGGGCCGGAGCCTCACCATCAGCGCCGAGCACAGCGAGGAAAGCGAGACGACCGACGGGCGCTACGTCCAGCGCGAGCGACGACAGCAGTCGCTCTCGCGAACAGTCAGCCTCCCGGAGGCCGTCACCGAGAGCGAGACGGCGGCGAGCTACGAGGACGGCGTGCTCACCGTCACACTGCCGAAGGCAACCGCCGCCGACGACGGCACGTCCATCCCGGTGAACTGA
- the pheA gene encoding prephenate dehydratase, with protein sequence MTTITLGPSGTYSHRAARAVADDGDIDFAESMTAIVEAVAEGTADRGVVPVENSIEGSVTESLDAFTEYDVAVVREIITPIRHALLAQDDSFSLVASHAQALAQCRGWLEEHYPGVDVEAVASTARGVERARENPDVAAIGHPDNAGDGLDLLAEDIQDQSSNATRFVAVAPASERKEGGGKTSFIIYPNADYPGLLLELLEAFADRDINLTRIESRPSGERLGDYVFHLDAAAGLYEERCQAALADIEELAENGWVRHLGSYDTETVID encoded by the coding sequence ATGACGACTATCACGCTGGGCCCCTCGGGAACCTACTCCCACCGGGCCGCCCGCGCGGTCGCCGACGACGGCGACATCGACTTCGCCGAATCGATGACCGCCATCGTCGAGGCCGTCGCCGAGGGCACGGCCGACCGCGGCGTCGTGCCCGTCGAGAACAGCATCGAAGGCTCCGTCACGGAGTCTCTGGACGCTTTCACCGAGTACGACGTCGCCGTCGTCCGCGAGATAATCACGCCCATCCGTCACGCACTGCTGGCACAGGACGACTCCTTCTCGCTCGTCGCCAGCCACGCCCAGGCGCTGGCCCAGTGTCGCGGCTGGCTCGAAGAGCACTACCCCGGCGTCGACGTCGAAGCCGTCGCTTCCACCGCTCGCGGCGTCGAGCGCGCCCGCGAGAACCCCGACGTCGCCGCCATCGGCCACCCGGACAACGCCGGCGACGGTCTGGACCTGCTCGCCGAGGACATCCAGGACCAGTCCTCGAACGCGACCCGCTTCGTCGCCGTCGCACCCGCCAGCGAACGCAAGGAGGGCGGCGGGAAGACCTCCTTCATCATCTATCCGAACGCCGACTACCCCGGCCTCCTGCTGGAACTGCTGGAAGCCTTCGCCGACCGCGACATCAACCTCACCCGCATCGAGTCCCGACCGAGCGGCGAGCGACTGGGCGACTACGTCTTCCACCTCGACGCGGCCGCCGGTCTCTACGAGGAACGGTGCCAGGCCGCGCTGGCCGACATCGAGGAGCTGGCCGAGAACGGCTGGGTCCGCCATCTCGGCTCGTACGACACCGAGACCGTCATCGACTGA
- a CDS encoding aldo/keto reductase, protein MTGDTFDIGGDLTVDRLGFGAMRITGEGIIGEPDDVDNAREVLRRAVELGVDFIDTADSYGPGVSERLLGETLDVGREDIVVATKGGLLRNTDTDWLPHGDPDYLRNAYLCSRDRLGVDTIDLYQLHRPDPDTPFEDSVHALAELKDAGLVEHVGLSNVSVDQLDRARDIVDIATVQNQYNVANRDAQAVLDACEDYGIGFIPWFPLAAGELGDVDGIDDIADRHDVTPHQIALAWLLESSDVTLPIPGTASIEHLEQNVAAADIELTDEELATLT, encoded by the coding sequence ATGACAGGCGATACCTTCGACATCGGCGGCGACCTGACGGTCGACCGACTCGGCTTCGGCGCGATGCGCATCACCGGCGAGGGCATCATCGGCGAACCGGACGACGTCGACAACGCCCGCGAGGTGCTCCGCCGCGCCGTCGAGCTGGGCGTTGATTTCATCGACACGGCCGACTCCTACGGGCCCGGCGTCTCCGAACGACTGCTGGGCGAGACGCTCGACGTCGGCCGCGAGGACATCGTCGTCGCAACCAAGGGCGGCCTGCTTCGCAACACCGACACTGACTGGCTGCCTCACGGCGACCCCGACTATCTGCGCAACGCCTACCTCTGCTCGCGGGACCGGCTGGGCGTCGACACCATCGACCTCTATCAGCTCCACCGCCCGGACCCGGACACCCCCTTCGAGGACTCCGTCCACGCGCTGGCGGAGCTGAAAGACGCCGGGCTCGTCGAGCACGTGGGCCTCTCGAACGTCAGCGTCGACCAGCTGGACCGCGCCCGCGACATCGTCGATATCGCCACGGTCCAGAACCAGTACAACGTCGCCAACCGGGACGCCCAGGCAGTGCTCGACGCCTGTGAGGACTACGGCATCGGCTTCATCCCGTGGTTCCCGCTGGCGGCCGGGGAGCTCGGCGACGTAGACGGTATCGACGACATCGCCGACCGCCACGACGTCACGCCCCACCAGATCGCGCTGGCGTGGCTGCTGGAATCGTCGGACGTGACGCTGCCGATTCCGGGGACGGCGAGCATCGAGCACCTCGAACAGAACGTCGCGGCCGCCGACATCGAACTGACCGACGAGGAGCTGGCGACGCTGACCTGA
- the lpdA gene encoding dihydrolipoyl dehydrogenase, whose amino-acid sequence MVVGDVTTGTEVLVIGGGPGGYVAAIRGAQLGLDTTLVERDAYGGTCLNHGCIPSKALISASDIAHDAREAEDMGIFADPAVDMDAMTDWKDGVVTRLTRGVESLCKSAGVNLVEGTAEFVDEETARVAHGGEGQGSETIAFEHAIVATGSRPIEIPGFEFDGEHILSSRAALALETVPDELLVVGAGYIGMELSTVFAKLGAEVTVVEMLEDVLPGYEDDVAEVVRERAASLGIDFAFGEAASDWEELDDGRIRVATTDEDDRVEEYHADTCLVAVGREPVTDTLGLENIDLDPDENGILATDEQARTDLDHIFAVGDVAGEPMLAHKAMAEGEVAAEVAAGEPAALDHQAIPAAVFTDPEIGTVGMTEAEASEAGFSPVVGQMPLRANGRALTLNEREGFVRIVADADTEFLLGAQIVGPEASELVAEVGLGIELGARLEDIAGTIHTHPTLSEAVHEAAAAARGEAIHTR is encoded by the coding sequence ATGGTCGTCGGAGACGTCACGACGGGAACTGAGGTACTGGTCATCGGCGGGGGTCCGGGCGGCTACGTCGCCGCCATCCGCGGTGCGCAACTCGGGCTCGATACGACGCTGGTCGAACGGGACGCCTACGGCGGGACCTGCCTGAACCACGGCTGCATCCCCTCGAAGGCGCTCATCTCGGCGAGCGACATCGCCCACGACGCTCGCGAGGCCGAGGACATGGGCATCTTCGCGGACCCCGCCGTCGACATGGACGCGATGACCGACTGGAAGGACGGCGTGGTCACCCGGCTGACCCGGGGCGTCGAGTCGCTCTGTAAATCGGCGGGTGTCAACCTGGTCGAGGGGACCGCCGAGTTCGTCGACGAGGAGACGGCCCGGGTGGCACACGGCGGCGAGGGCCAGGGCTCGGAAACCATCGCCTTCGAGCACGCTATCGTCGCCACCGGGAGTCGACCCATCGAGATTCCGGGCTTCGAGTTCGACGGCGAGCACATCCTCTCCTCGCGGGCGGCGTTGGCCCTGGAGACGGTCCCCGACGAGCTACTCGTGGTCGGGGCGGGCTACATCGGGATGGAGCTGTCGACGGTGTTCGCGAAACTGGGCGCCGAAGTCACCGTCGTGGAGATGCTCGAAGACGTGTTGCCGGGCTACGAGGACGACGTGGCCGAGGTCGTCCGCGAGCGCGCCGCGTCGCTTGGCATCGACTTCGCGTTCGGCGAGGCCGCGAGCGACTGGGAAGAACTCGACGACGGGCGCATCCGCGTGGCGACGACCGACGAGGACGACAGAGTCGAGGAGTACCACGCCGATACGTGCCTCGTCGCGGTCGGTCGCGAGCCAGTGACTGACACACTGGGCCTCGAGAATATCGACCTGGACCCAGACGAGAACGGCATCCTGGCGACCGACGAGCAGGCCCGGACCGACCTCGACCATATCTTCGCCGTCGGCGACGTGGCCGGCGAGCCGATGCTGGCCCACAAGGCGATGGCCGAGGGCGAGGTGGCCGCCGAGGTCGCGGCCGGCGAGCCCGCGGCACTCGACCACCAGGCGATTCCGGCGGCGGTCTTTACCGACCCCGAAATCGGCACGGTAGGGATGACCGAGGCCGAAGCGAGCGAGGCGGGCTTTTCCCCCGTGGTCGGCCAGATGCCCCTTAGAGCCAACGGCCGGGCGCTGACGCTGAACGAGCGCGAGGGGTTCGTTCGTATCGTCGCCGACGCCGACACGGAGTTCCTGCTGGGCGCACAGATAGTCGGGCCGGAGGCGTCCGAACTCGTCGCCGAGGTCGGGCTGGGCATCGAACTGGGCGCCCGGCTCGAAGATATCGCAGGGACGATCCACACCCATCCGACCCTCTCCGAGGCGGTCCACGAGGCCGCCGCGGCCGCCCGCGGTGAGGCGATTCACACCAGGTGA
- a CDS encoding ribbon-helix-helix domain-containing protein, whose product MSSSTDSQGGSTKIAVRVPSQLVDRIDAEYEDRGYTSRSEAIRDALRAWVGSAGRRSEAADRSVETGREQRDSLDELVESYGGDIYE is encoded by the coding sequence ATGAGCAGCAGTACCGACAGCCAAGGAGGGTCAACGAAGATTGCCGTTCGCGTTCCGTCGCAGCTGGTCGACAGAATCGACGCGGAGTACGAGGACCGCGGGTACACGTCTCGTTCCGAGGCAATCCGGGATGCGCTACGGGCGTGGGTAGGTTCGGCAGGCCGGCGATCGGAGGCGGCCGACCGGAGCGTGGAAACCGGCCGGGAGCAGCGCGACTCGCTGGACGAACTCGTCGAGAGCTACGGTGGAGACATCTACGAGTAG
- the samp2 gene encoding ubiquitin-like small modifier protein SAMP2, translating into MNVTVEVAGEDTHELDVAEDATYADLLAPLDLSPHAVSVLVDERTVPTNQPVESDHVRVVRLIKGG; encoded by the coding sequence ATGAACGTCACCGTCGAGGTGGCCGGCGAGGACACCCACGAACTCGACGTCGCCGAGGACGCCACCTACGCCGACCTGCTGGCTCCCTTAGACCTCTCGCCGCACGCGGTGTCGGTGCTGGTCGACGAGCGAACGGTGCCGACGAACCAGCCCGTCGAGAGCGACCACGTGCGTGTGGTGCGACTCATCAAGGGCGGATGA
- a CDS encoding DUF5788 family protein, with amino-acid sequence MDDAVREKLLARVNRQGATIGASLPETVTVDGEELSLAEFVIETRKVPGVPPEHRELLADAKRTLRNERARRLERLESDPLDRETAERLADEIVGLDRALHALENIRKPDYGETARTAAIEDHRRWANFLDTLS; translated from the coding sequence ATGGACGACGCGGTGCGTGAGAAGCTCCTGGCCCGGGTCAACCGACAGGGCGCGACAATCGGTGCCTCGCTCCCGGAGACAGTCACCGTCGACGGCGAGGAGCTCTCGCTGGCGGAGTTCGTCATCGAGACCAGAAAGGTGCCGGGCGTCCCGCCCGAACACCGGGAGCTGCTCGCAGACGCCAAGAGAACCCTCCGAAACGAGCGCGCCCGTCGGCTGGAACGCCTGGAGTCCGACCCGCTGGACCGCGAGACGGCGGAGCGGCTGGCCGACGAGATTGTCGGCCTCGACCGGGCGCTGCACGCCCTGGAGAACATCCGGAAGCCGGACTACGGCGAGACGGCCCGGACGGCCGCCATCGAGGACCACAGACGGTGGGCGAACTTCCTCGATACGCTCAGCTGA
- a CDS encoding peroxiredoxin family protein gives MSIEATDFSLPNVGPGPDPLSLSALAADHDFALLLFQRDHYCTNCRKQVQTVAGRYEEFAERETEVVSIVPEPPENVREWQDSYDLPYPLVADPETEAGDAYDQPVRFGFLGDWSDFLGRMPEAVLIDLRSSPEIVWQYRSKSTFDRPSVDDLLAAIDDARDG, from the coding sequence ATGTCAATCGAGGCCACTGACTTCTCCTTGCCCAACGTCGGGCCGGGGCCCGACCCGCTGTCGCTGTCGGCGCTCGCGGCTGACCACGACTTTGCCCTGTTGCTCTTCCAGCGGGACCACTACTGTACGAACTGCCGAAAACAGGTCCAGACCGTTGCGGGCCGCTACGAGGAGTTCGCCGAGCGAGAGACGGAGGTCGTCTCCATCGTCCCCGAGCCCCCCGAGAACGTCCGCGAGTGGCAGGACAGCTACGACCTCCCCTATCCGCTCGTCGCCGACCCGGAGACGGAGGCGGGTGACGCGTACGACCAGCCGGTCCGTTTCGGCTTTCTGGGCGACTGGAGCGACTTCCTGGGGCGGATGCCCGAGGCGGTCCTCATCGACCTGCGTAGCTCCCCCGAAATCGTCTGGCAGTACCGGAGCAAATCCACGTTCGACCGGCCCAGCGTCGACGACCTGCTGGCGGCCATCGACGACGCTCGCGACGGATGA
- a CDS encoding GNAT family N-acetyltransferase has protein sequence MTAVRDATVSDLPDVMNILDGAVLRADAAAVQDHIGDDEVLVAVSTDGERVLGALVLSGHHIDAVAVRRRRRGQGIGSALVEAAADRRERLTAEFDADLRSFYEGLGFTIEQTDESGRLWGERD, from the coding sequence ATGACTGCTGTTCGCGACGCCACGGTCTCGGACCTCCCGGACGTAATGAACATCCTCGACGGCGCGGTACTGCGGGCCGACGCGGCAGCCGTCCAGGACCACATCGGCGACGACGAGGTACTGGTGGCGGTCTCCACGGACGGGGAGCGCGTTCTCGGTGCGCTGGTACTTTCGGGCCACCACATCGACGCCGTGGCGGTCCGGCGCCGTCGCCGTGGCCAGGGTATCGGGTCGGCGCTGGTCGAGGCGGCCGCCGACCGCCGGGAGCGGCTCACTGCCGAGTTCGACGCGGACCTGCGGTCGTTCTACGAGGGGCTGGGATTCACCATCGAGCAGACCGACGAGTCAGGGCGGCTGTGGGGCGAGCGCGACTAG
- a CDS encoding pyridoxamine 5'-phosphate oxidase family protein has translation MDPDARFAYTRAMSDDEIESALRDVGHGVLSLADGNESYAIPLYHHYEDGQLFFRLGETPDDSKADYIETTETATYVVFEAEETAGPAEERGWSVIARGPIRRVPPSHPAYDIESINEQFAPIRIFDEAHDEVALTLYELEPDAITGRQN, from the coding sequence ATGGACCCCGACGCCCGCTTTGCCTACACGCGAGCGATGAGCGACGACGAGATCGAATCGGCGCTCCGCGACGTCGGTCACGGCGTCCTCTCGCTGGCCGACGGCAACGAGAGCTACGCCATCCCGCTGTACCACCACTACGAGGACGGACAGCTCTTCTTCCGACTGGGCGAGACGCCCGATGACAGCAAGGCCGACTACATCGAGACCACCGAGACGGCGACCTACGTCGTCTTCGAGGCCGAGGAGACGGCCGGACCGGCCGAAGAGCGAGGGTGGAGCGTCATCGCGCGTGGCCCCATCCGGCGAGTCCCGCCGTCCCACCCCGCCTACGACATCGAGTCTATCAACGAGCAGTTCGCGCCCATCCGAATCTTCGACGAGGCCCACGACGAGGTGGCGCTGACGCTGTACGAACTGGAGCCCGACGCCATCACGGGCCGACAGAACTAG
- a CDS encoding DoxX family protein: MSSQEVSLRSSVGGFTAEGRLHTLSVWFILALRIMMGVAFFQSGFEKVLSGSFSASGYLMNAPQANGSPAAGLFTAMGSNAAFVEFVNVAVPWGEVLIGLGLIVGALTRLAAFWGAFMMLLFYLGNWDVAHGYINGDFAYMLVFLSVAAFGAGRIMGLDQYIEDYEVGGVALVERYPWMRYLLG, translated from the coding sequence ATGTCTTCACAGGAAGTATCACTTCGAAGCAGCGTCGGCGGGTTCACCGCCGAAGGTCGACTCCACACGCTTTCCGTCTGGTTCATCCTCGCCCTCCGGATAATGATGGGCGTCGCGTTCTTCCAGAGCGGATTCGAGAAGGTGCTATCGGGCAGTTTCAGCGCCTCGGGCTACCTCATGAACGCCCCGCAGGCCAACGGGAGCCCCGCGGCTGGCCTGTTCACCGCGATGGGAAGTAACGCCGCGTTCGTCGAGTTCGTCAACGTCGCCGTCCCGTGGGGCGAGGTACTCATCGGACTGGGGCTCATCGTCGGCGCGCTCACCCGGCTGGCGGCGTTCTGGGGCGCGTTCATGATGCTCCTGTTCTACCTCGGGAACTGGGACGTCGCCCACGGCTACATCAACGGGGACTTCGCGTATATGCTCGTGTTCCTCTCCGTGGCGGCCTTCGGCGCGGGCCGCATCATGGGTCTAGACCAGTACATCGAGGACTACGAGGTCGGTGGCGTGGCACTCGTGGAGCGGTACCCGTGGATGCGGTACCTTCTGGGCTGA
- a CDS encoding phosphoglucomutase/phosphomannomutase family protein: MDEADAEAIRFGTDGWRATLDVFTEPRVRIVGQALATTFRDRGHDDSVVVGYDARETSRGFAEELARVFCANGFDVVLPERDTPTPIVAWTAKEGGHDGALQITASHNPPEYNGVKFIPGEGAPALPDLTEEVESNLADPESLPEDEHGEVTERDLIADYEDHAIEYADADLDGLTVAYDAMYGSGRGVTNTLLERAGADVTAMRDYLDPEFGGSSPEPTAEKVGELIEEVTEGDADIGFVNDGDADRLGIVTPERGFLDPNLFLAAMYDYLLETREGDVVRTVSSSSIVDRVAEAHDQDVHETAVGFKWVAEAMREHDALFGGEESGGFGLTDHLRNKDGVLIALVAAAAESEKPLDARVDDLIDAYGEIHQSRISVDCPDDRKGPVLSDLETELPETVAGVDVDGINTIDGFKVRLEDGTWLLMRPSGTEPKLRIYAEAGSEDRVEELLEAGRDLVEPLV; this comes from the coding sequence ATGGACGAAGCTGATGCCGAAGCGATACGTTTCGGAACCGACGGCTGGCGAGCGACCCTCGACGTGTTCACCGAACCGCGGGTGCGAATCGTCGGCCAGGCCCTCGCGACGACGTTCCGTGACCGCGGCCACGACGACTCGGTCGTCGTCGGCTACGACGCCCGCGAGACGTCGCGGGGCTTCGCAGAGGAACTGGCCCGCGTGTTCTGTGCCAACGGGTTCGACGTGGTGCTACCCGAGCGTGACACACCGACGCCCATCGTCGCCTGGACGGCCAAGGAGGGCGGCCACGACGGCGCACTCCAGATAACCGCGAGTCACAACCCGCCCGAGTACAACGGCGTGAAGTTCATCCCCGGCGAGGGCGCGCCCGCACTCCCCGACCTCACCGAGGAAGTCGAGAGCAACCTCGCCGACCCCGAGAGCCTCCCCGAGGACGAACACGGTGAGGTCACCGAGCGCGACCTCATCGCGGACTACGAGGACCACGCCATCGAGTACGCTGACGCCGACCTCGACGGGCTCACGGTTGCCTACGACGCGATGTACGGCAGCGGCCGCGGCGTCACGAACACCCTGCTCGAACGGGCCGGCGCCGACGTCACCGCGATGCGGGACTACCTCGACCCCGAGTTCGGCGGCAGCTCGCCGGAACCCACAGCCGAGAAGGTCGGCGAACTCATCGAGGAAGTGACCGAGGGCGACGCCGACATCGGCTTCGTCAACGACGGCGACGCCGACCGCCTGGGTATCGTCACGCCCGAACGGGGCTTTCTGGACCCGAACCTGTTCCTCGCCGCGATGTACGACTACCTGCTCGAGACGCGCGAGGGCGACGTGGTCCGGACAGTCTCATCCTCGAGCATCGTCGACCGCGTCGCCGAGGCCCACGACCAGGACGTCCACGAGACCGCCGTCGGCTTCAAGTGGGTCGCCGAGGCGATGCGTGAACACGACGCCCTCTTCGGCGGCGAGGAGTCGGGCGGCTTCGGCCTGACCGACCACCTCCGGAACAAGGACGGCGTCCTGATCGCGCTGGTGGCGGCCGCCGCCGAGTCGGAGAAACCGCTCGACGCACGCGTCGACGACCTCATCGACGCCTACGGCGAGATCCACCAGTCCCGAATCAGCGTCGACTGTCCCGACGACCGGAAGGGGCCGGTGCTCTCGGACCTGGAGACGGAGCTCCCCGAGACCGTCGCCGGCGTCGACGTGGACGGCATCAACACCATCGACGGGTTCAAGGTCCGTCTGGAAGACGGCACCTGGCTGCTGATGCGTCCCTCGGGTACCGAGCCGAAACTCCGTATCTACGCCGAAGCCGGCAGCGAGGACCGCGTCGAGGAGCTGCTCGAGGCCGGCCGCGACCTGGTCGAACCGCTGGTCTGA
- a CDS encoding GIY-YIG nuclease family protein, producing MTTTRSPDHYAYVVRCSDDTFYTGYTTDVERRVREHDADEGAKYTRGRTPVELVHVERFDSKSAAMSREYEIKQLSRTEKETLVRGDGAETEFSP from the coding sequence ATGACCACCACGCGGAGCCCTGACCACTACGCCTACGTGGTTCGGTGCAGCGACGATACTTTTTACACCGGCTACACGACCGACGTGGAGCGCCGGGTTCGTGAACACGACGCCGACGAGGGCGCGAAGTACACCCGCGGCCGGACGCCCGTCGAACTCGTCCACGTCGAGCGGTTCGACTCCAAGTCGGCAGCGATGTCTCGCGAGTACGAAATAAAACAGCTGTCGCGGACCGAGAAGGAGACGCTGGTCCGAGGAGACGGGGCCGAGACCGAGTTCTCGCCCTGA
- a CDS encoding DUF7563 family protein: protein MPECNHCGAHVSDQFARVFADEYGHIRACPNCSANAGIAEVSKERAHEA from the coding sequence ATGCCCGAATGCAATCACTGCGGCGCGCACGTCTCAGACCAGTTCGCCCGTGTGTTCGCGGACGAGTACGGACACATCCGGGCCTGCCCGAACTGCTCGGCGAACGCTGGCATCGCCGAGGTGTCGAAAGAGCGCGCCCACGAAGCGTGA